A region of Syntrophorhabdus sp. DNA encodes the following proteins:
- the pstB gene encoding phosphate ABC transporter ATP-binding protein, with amino-acid sequence MEDTVLKVEKFSAFFGDNRVLKDVDLTVRRNVVAALMGPSGCGKTTLIRCVNRMHELIPGAGVSGRMTLIDEDIYTMQPIVLRRKVGMVFQKPNPFPTMSIYENVIAGYKLNGIRMPKSELDNIVERSLKRSALWDEVKDALHRKGTFLSGGQQQRLCIARALAMNPEILLLDEPTSALDPKSTSQIEELFVELKTNVTMLLVTHNIAQAARVSDVTAFIYLGELVEFGPTEKMFTVPKDKRTEEYLTGKFG; translated from the coding sequence ATGGAAGATACAGTTCTAAAGGTCGAGAAATTCAGCGCCTTCTTCGGCGACAACAGGGTGCTCAAGGACGTGGACCTTACCGTCAGGAGAAACGTGGTCGCCGCTCTCATGGGACCGTCGGGGTGCGGGAAGACGACCCTCATACGCTGCGTCAACAGGATGCACGAACTCATCCCCGGAGCCGGCGTGTCGGGAAGGATGACGCTTATCGACGAGGACATCTACACGATGCAGCCCATCGTGCTCAGGAGAAAGGTGGGCATGGTCTTTCAAAAACCGAACCCCTTCCCCACGATGAGCATCTACGAAAATGTCATCGCGGGATACAAGCTGAACGGCATCAGGATGCCGAAGTCGGAACTGGACAATATCGTCGAACGATCACTGAAGAGATCGGCCCTCTGGGACGAGGTCAAGGATGCCCTTCACCGGAAGGGGACCTTTCTCTCCGGGGGGCAGCAGCAAAGGCTGTGCATAGCCCGGGCGCTTGCCATGAACCCCGAGATACTGCTCCTTGACGAACCGACGTCCGCGCTGGACCCGAAATCGACGTCGCAGATCGAAGAGCTCTTCGTGGAGCTGAAGACGAACGTCACCATGCTCCTTGTCACCCACAATATCGCCCAGGCCGCGAGGGTCTCCGACGTGACCGCCTTCATCTATCTCGGGGAGCTTGTAGAGTTCGGGCCCACAGAGAAGATGTTCACCGTGCCGAAGGACAAGCGGACGGAGGAATACCTGACGGGAAAATTCGGATAG
- the pstA gene encoding phosphate ABC transporter permease PstA, which translates to MTGGHVGRRLAKDAVFKGVVCLLAFLSLLPLFLILYYITMKGISVINWDFLFSLPRPIGEAGGGVVNAIVGTLMLIVLSSVISVPCGIAAGIYLSENKAGKLSNTIRLCVIVLQGTPSIVIGIIAYLWVVAPLKTFSALSGGVALSIMMLPVIIKTTEETLKLIPYHLKEASLALGVPYYRTILKVVLPSGISGILTGILLSVARITGETAPLLFTAFGNQFMNVNIFKPIDSLPYRIFYYAMSPYPEWHSFAWGASFILVVLTLALNLIARGISVKWKIQF; encoded by the coding sequence GTGACGGGCGGCCACGTCGGCAGGCGCCTCGCAAAGGACGCGGTCTTCAAGGGGGTGGTCTGCCTTCTTGCCTTCCTGTCGCTTCTTCCCCTTTTTCTTATCCTTTACTACATAACGATGAAGGGGATATCGGTCATCAACTGGGATTTTCTCTTCAGCCTGCCGCGCCCCATCGGCGAGGCGGGAGGAGGCGTCGTCAACGCTATCGTGGGGACGCTCATGCTCATAGTGCTGTCCTCGGTCATATCCGTGCCCTGCGGGATCGCGGCCGGCATCTACCTTTCCGAGAACAAGGCGGGAAAACTGAGTAACACCATACGGCTCTGCGTCATCGTCCTGCAGGGGACGCCCTCGATCGTCATCGGCATCATCGCCTATCTCTGGGTGGTGGCTCCCCTCAAGACCTTCTCGGCGCTTTCCGGTGGTGTCGCCCTTTCGATCATGATGCTCCCCGTTATCATCAAGACGACGGAAGAGACGCTGAAGCTCATACCCTATCACCTGAAGGAGGCATCTCTGGCCCTGGGCGTGCCCTATTACAGGACCATTCTCAAGGTCGTACTTCCTTCAGGGATAAGCGGGATCCTCACAGGCATCCTCCTCAGCGTGGCGAGGATCACGGGGGAAACGGCGCCGCTTCTCTTCACGGCATTCGGCAATCAGTTCATGAACGTCAATATCTTCAAGCCGATAGATTCCCTGCCCTACCGCATATTCTATTACGCCATGAGCCCCTACCCCGAGTGGCATTCCTTCGCGTGGGGGGCCTCGTTCATCCTTGTCGTTCTGACGCTTGCCCTGAACCTTATCGCAAGGGGGATTTCCGTTAAATGGAAGATACAGTTCTAA